The following proteins come from a genomic window of Cronobacter muytjensii ATCC 51329:
- the dsbC gene encoding bifunctional protein-disulfide isomerase/oxidoreductase DsbC, which translates to MKKSIALLSVTLAAFSGFAQADDAAIKQSLAKLGVANAEIQPAPLAGMKTVLTESGVIYVTEDGKHIIQGPLYDVSGGQPVNVTNQMLMTKLNALEKEMIIYKAPQEKHVITVFTDITCGYCHKLHEEMKDYNALGITVRYLAFPRQGPRSEPAKDMQAIWCAKDRNKAFDNAMGGGKVAAASCNIDTAKHYELGVQFGVQGTPAIVLSNGAMVPGYQGPKEMKAFLDEHQKQLSASGQ; encoded by the coding sequence ATGAAAAAATCTATTGCGCTGCTCTCCGTTACGCTGGCGGCATTCTCAGGCTTTGCCCAGGCGGATGATGCAGCCATCAAGCAGTCGCTGGCCAAACTGGGTGTAGCGAACGCTGAAATTCAGCCCGCCCCGCTGGCTGGCATGAAAACCGTGCTAACCGAAAGCGGTGTTATCTATGTGACCGAGGACGGCAAGCACATTATTCAGGGCCCGCTGTATGACGTCAGTGGCGGCCAGCCGGTCAACGTGACCAACCAGATGCTGATGACCAAACTCAACGCGCTCGAAAAAGAGATGATTATCTACAAAGCGCCGCAAGAGAAACATGTCATCACCGTCTTCACCGATATCACCTGCGGCTATTGCCACAAGCTGCATGAAGAGATGAAAGACTACAACGCGCTCGGCATTACGGTGCGCTACCTGGCCTTCCCGCGTCAGGGGCCGCGCAGCGAACCAGCTAAAGACATGCAGGCTATCTGGTGCGCGAAAGACCGCAACAAGGCCTTCGATAACGCGATGGGCGGCGGCAAAGTCGCGGCGGCCAGCTGCAATATCGACACTGCGAAGCATTATGAGCTCGGCGTGCAGTTTGGCGTACAGGGTACGCCTGCGATTGTGCTGAGCAACGGCGCGATGGTGCCGGGATATCAGGGGCCAAAAGAGATGAAAGCGTTCCTGGATGAGCATCAGAAACAGCTTTCGGCGAGCGGGCAGTAA
- the actS gene encoding amidase activator ActS — MVCLFLAACSSNKSGVSDATRGTYSGSTYTVKRGDTLYRISRMTGSSVGELARLNGISPPYTIEVGQRLKVKGASASGKSTTRTASRSTPAKTLPKVAPPPAGQRCWRWPTSGKVVMGYSDSDGGNKGIDIAGSRGQPIYASAAGRVVYVGNQLRGYGNLIMIKHNEEYITAYAHNDTMLVNNGQQVKAGQKIATMGSTGADSVRLHFQLRYRATAIDPLRYLPPQGKSPSC, encoded by the coding sequence ATGGTTTGCCTGTTTCTCGCCGCCTGCTCCAGCAATAAGTCAGGCGTTTCGGACGCAACCAGGGGAACTTACAGCGGCTCGACCTATACGGTTAAGCGCGGCGACACGCTTTACCGCATCTCCAGGATGACCGGCAGCAGCGTTGGCGAGCTGGCTCGCCTGAACGGCATCTCTCCTCCCTACACCATTGAAGTGGGCCAGCGTCTGAAGGTGAAAGGCGCGTCGGCGTCCGGTAAGAGTACGACTCGCACCGCCTCGCGTTCCACCCCGGCAAAAACGCTACCGAAAGTGGCTCCGCCGCCAGCCGGGCAGCGCTGCTGGCGCTGGCCGACATCAGGGAAAGTGGTGATGGGCTATTCCGACAGCGATGGCGGCAACAAAGGTATCGATATCGCCGGAAGTCGCGGACAGCCGATTTACGCTTCGGCGGCGGGAAGGGTTGTTTATGTTGGTAACCAACTGCGCGGTTACGGCAATCTCATCATGATTAAACATAATGAAGAATACATCACCGCCTACGCGCATAACGACACCATGCTGGTAAACAATGGTCAGCAGGTGAAAGCCGGACAGAAAATCGCAACGATGGGCAGTACTGGTGCGGATTCTGTGCGTTTGCACTTCCAGCTGCGCTATCGCGCGACAGCGATTGATCCGCTGCGCTATCTGCCGCCGCAGGGCAAATCACCGTCCTGTTAA
- the lysS gene encoding lysine--tRNA ligase, with the protein MSEQQAQGAEAAVDLNNELKTRREKLAALRENGVAFPNDFRRDHTSDQLHADFDSKENEELEALNIEVCVAGRMMTRRIMGKASFVTLQDVGGRIQLYVARDDLPEGVYNEQFKKWDLGDILGARGKLFKTKTGELSIHCTELRLLTKALRPLPDKFHGLQDQEARYRQRYLDLIANDESRNTFKVRSQILAGIRQFMVGRGFMEVETPMMQVIPGGASARPFVTHHNALDLDMYLRIAPELYLKRLVVGGFERVFEINRNFRNEGISVRHNPEFTMMELYMAYADYKDLIELTESLFRTLAQDILGTTQVPYGEETFDFGKPFEKLTMREAIKKYRPETDMADLDDFEKAKGIAQSIGIKVEKSWGLGRLVTEIFEEVAEAHLIQPTFITEYPAEVSPLARRNDVNPEITDRFEFFIGGREIGNGFSELNDAEDQAQRFQDQVAAKDAGDDEAMFYDEDYVTALEHGLPPTAGLGIGIDRMVMLFTNSHTIRDVILFPAMRPVK; encoded by the coding sequence ATGTCTGAACAACAAGCACAAGGCGCAGAAGCGGCGGTCGATCTTAATAACGAACTGAAAACACGCCGCGAGAAGCTGGCTGCGCTTCGCGAAAACGGCGTCGCGTTTCCAAACGATTTTCGTCGCGACCATACCTCAGACCAACTGCACGCTGACTTCGATAGCAAAGAAAACGAAGAGCTGGAAGCGCTGAACATCGAGGTCTGCGTGGCAGGCCGCATGATGACCCGCCGTATTATGGGTAAAGCGTCTTTCGTGACGCTGCAGGACGTTGGCGGCCGCATTCAGCTGTATGTGGCGCGCGACGATCTGCCGGAAGGCGTTTACAACGAGCAGTTCAAAAAATGGGATCTCGGCGATATCCTGGGCGCACGCGGCAAGCTGTTTAAAACCAAAACCGGCGAGCTGTCCATTCACTGCACCGAGCTGCGTCTGCTGACCAAAGCGCTGCGCCCGCTGCCGGATAAATTCCACGGCCTGCAGGATCAGGAAGCGCGTTACCGTCAGCGTTATCTCGATCTCATCGCCAATGATGAATCCCGCAACACTTTCAAAGTGCGCTCGCAGATCCTGGCAGGCATTCGTCAGTTCATGGTTGGCCGCGGCTTTATGGAAGTCGAAACCCCGATGATGCAGGTGATCCCGGGCGGCGCGTCAGCGCGTCCGTTTGTGACGCACCACAACGCGCTGGATCTCGACATGTATCTGCGTATCGCGCCTGAACTGTACCTCAAGCGTCTGGTGGTCGGCGGCTTCGAGCGCGTGTTTGAAATCAACCGCAACTTCCGTAACGAAGGCATTTCCGTGCGCCACAACCCTGAGTTCACCATGATGGAACTCTATATGGCGTACGCGGATTACAAAGATCTGATTGAGCTGACCGAGTCGCTGTTCCGCACCCTGGCGCAGGATATTCTGGGCACCACGCAGGTGCCTTACGGCGAAGAGACGTTTGATTTCGGCAAGCCGTTTGAAAAGCTGACCATGCGCGAAGCCATCAAAAAATATCGTCCTGAAACCGACATGGCGGATCTGGATGATTTTGAGAAAGCGAAAGGCATCGCTCAGTCGATCGGCATTAAAGTCGAGAAGAGCTGGGGGCTTGGCCGTCTCGTGACCGAGATCTTCGAAGAGGTTGCCGAGGCGCACCTGATTCAGCCGACCTTTATCACTGAATATCCGGCAGAAGTTTCTCCGCTGGCGCGTCGTAATGACGTTAACCCGGAAATCACTGACCGCTTTGAATTCTTCATCGGCGGACGTGAAATCGGTAACGGCTTTAGCGAGCTGAACGACGCGGAAGATCAGGCGCAGCGCTTCCAGGATCAGGTTGCCGCGAAAGATGCGGGTGACGACGAAGCGATGTTCTATGATGAAGATTACGTCACCGCCCTTGAGCACGGCCTGCCGCCAACCGCGGGTCTCGGCATCGGGATCGACCGTATGGTGATGCTGTTTACCAACAGCCACACCATTCGCGACGTGATCCTCTTCCCGGCCATGCGTCCGGTGAAATAA
- the prfB gene encoding peptide chain release factor 2 (programmed frameshift): MFEINPVKNRIQDLTERSDVLRGYLDYDARKERLEEVNAELEQPDVWNEPERAQALGKERSSLEAIVDTLDQMSQGLEDVAGLLELAVEADDEETFNEAVVELDQLEAKLAQLEFRRMFSGEYDNADCYLDIQAGSGGTEAQDWASMLLRMYLRWAEARGFKTEIIEESEGEVAGLKSATIKISGDYAYGWLRTETGVHRLVRKSPFDSGGRRHTSFSSAFVYPEVEDDIDIEINPADLRIDVYRASGAGGQHVNRTESAVRITHIPTGTVTQCQNDRSQHKNKDQAMKQMKAKLYELEMQKKNAEKQAMEDNKSDIGWGSQIRSYVLDDSRIKDLRTGVETRNTQAVLDGDLDKFIEASLKAGL; this comes from the exons ATGTTTGAAATTAACCCGGTAAAGAACCGCATTCAGGACCTCACGGAGCGCTCAGACGTTCTTAGGGGGTATCTT GACTACGATGCCAGGAAAGAGCGTCTTGAAGAAGTAAACGCCGAGCTGGAACAGCCGGACGTCTGGAACGAGCCCGAACGCGCGCAGGCGCTGGGTAAAGAGCGTTCTTCCCTTGAAGCTATCGTCGACACGCTGGACCAGATGTCCCAGGGCCTCGAGGACGTTGCGGGCCTGCTTGAGCTTGCCGTCGAAGCGGACGATGAAGAAACCTTCAACGAAGCGGTAGTCGAGCTGGATCAGCTTGAAGCCAAACTCGCGCAGCTTGAATTCCGCCGCATGTTCTCCGGTGAATATGACAACGCCGACTGCTATCTGGATATCCAGGCGGGCTCCGGCGGCACCGAGGCGCAGGACTGGGCCAGCATGCTGCTGCGTATGTATCTGCGCTGGGCCGAAGCGCGCGGTTTCAAAACCGAAATCATCGAAGAGTCCGAAGGCGAAGTGGCTGGCCTGAAATCCGCCACTATTAAAATCTCTGGCGATTACGCTTACGGCTGGCTGCGCACGGAAACCGGCGTACACCGTCTGGTGCGTAAGAGCCCGTTCGACTCCGGCGGTCGTCGCCACACCTCTTTCAGCTCTGCTTTCGTATACCCGGAAGTGGAAGATGATATTGATATCGAAATCAACCCGGCGGATCTGCGTATTGACGTTTATCGCGCGTCGGGCGCGGGCGGTCAGCACGTTAACCGTACGGAATCCGCAGTGCGTATTACCCACATTCCGACCGGTACGGTGACGCAGTGCCAGAATGACCGTTCTCAGCACAAGAACAAAGACCAGGCCATGAAGCAGATGAAGGCGAAGCTGTACGAGCTGGAAATGCAGAAGAAAAATGCTGAGAAGCAGGCCATGGAAGATAACAAGTCCGATATCGGCTGGGGCAGCCAGATCCGCTCCTACGTGCTGGACGATTCCCGTATCAAAGATCTGCGCACCGGCGTTGAGACCCGCAATACCCAGGCGGTGCTGGATGGCGATCTGGATAAATTCATCGAAGCAAGTCTGAAAGCAGGGTTATGA
- a CDS encoding LysE family translocator, with amino-acid sequence MSVTDALLAYVLAATLLTLTPGLDTALILRTAAADGGKKAVQAALGIDAGCFVWGALVAFGLGALFAVSEMAYSLLKWCGAGYLCWLGIQLLLRPRTTFDPRESNKTRASNSFLRGMLGNVLNPKMGVFYVSFLPQFIPAGHSPMLWTFLLVGIHALIGTIWSLTLIVATRYASGILKKPGVVKWMDRVTGGVFLLFAVKLALSKR; translated from the coding sequence ATGTCTGTCACTGATGCTCTGCTGGCGTATGTTCTTGCGGCGACGCTGTTAACCCTGACGCCAGGTCTGGATACGGCGCTCATTTTGCGTACCGCGGCGGCGGACGGCGGTAAAAAAGCCGTGCAGGCGGCGCTGGGTATCGACGCCGGCTGTTTTGTGTGGGGCGCGCTGGTGGCATTTGGTCTTGGGGCGCTGTTCGCGGTGTCAGAAATGGCGTATTCCCTCCTGAAATGGTGCGGTGCGGGTTATCTCTGCTGGCTCGGCATTCAGCTTCTGCTGCGTCCGCGCACCACCTTTGATCCCCGTGAGAGCAATAAAACGCGCGCGAGCAATAGCTTTTTACGCGGCATGCTTGGCAACGTGCTGAACCCGAAAATGGGCGTGTTTTATGTCTCTTTCCTGCCGCAGTTTATCCCGGCGGGGCATTCGCCGATGCTCTGGACTTTCCTGCTGGTCGGCATCCATGCGCTGATCGGTACAATCTGGTCGCTGACGCTGATTGTCGCCACCCGCTATGCGTCGGGTATATTAAAAAAACCGGGCGTGGTGAAGTGGATGGATCGCGTAACCGGTGGCGTTTTCCTGCTGTTTGCCGTCAAACTGGCATTAAGTAAACGCTGA
- the xerD gene encoding site-specific tyrosine recombinase XerD → MEQDLARIEQFLDALWLERNLAENSLNAYRRDLKMVVEWLHHRGLSLPTAQSGDLQTLLAERVEGGYKATSTARMLSAVRRLFQHLYREKIRDDDPSALLASPKLPQRLPKDLSEAQVERLLQAPTVDQPIELRDKAMLEVLYATGLRVSELVGLTMSDVSLRQGVVRVIGKGNKERLVPLGEEAIYWLEHYLTHGRPWLLNGQSLDVLFPSNRAQQMTRQTFWHRIKHYAQLAGIDSEKLSPHVLRHAFATHLLNHGADLRVVQMLLGHSDLSTTQIYTHVATERLRQLHQQHHPRA, encoded by the coding sequence ATGGAACAGGATTTAGCCCGTATCGAACAATTTCTCGATGCGCTCTGGCTGGAGCGCAACCTGGCCGAGAACAGCCTGAACGCGTACCGGCGGGATCTCAAAATGGTGGTCGAGTGGTTGCACCACCGCGGACTCAGTCTCCCGACCGCGCAGAGCGGCGATCTCCAGACGCTGCTGGCGGAGCGCGTTGAGGGCGGATACAAAGCGACCAGCACTGCCCGTATGCTAAGCGCCGTGCGGCGCTTGTTTCAGCATCTGTACCGTGAAAAAATTCGCGATGATGACCCCAGCGCGTTGCTGGCGTCACCCAAGCTGCCGCAGCGCCTGCCGAAGGATTTAAGTGAAGCGCAGGTGGAGCGTCTGCTGCAGGCGCCGACGGTCGATCAACCCATTGAACTGCGTGATAAAGCGATGCTGGAAGTGTTGTACGCCACCGGGCTTCGCGTCTCTGAGCTGGTCGGATTAACCATGAGCGATGTCAGCCTGCGACAGGGCGTCGTACGCGTTATCGGTAAAGGCAACAAAGAGCGGCTGGTGCCGCTTGGCGAAGAGGCCATCTACTGGCTGGAGCACTATCTCACGCATGGCCGTCCGTGGTTGCTTAACGGGCAGTCGCTGGATGTTCTCTTTCCGAGCAATCGCGCTCAGCAGATGACACGACAGACCTTCTGGCATCGTATCAAACATTATGCTCAACTGGCGGGCATCGATAGTGAAAAGCTTTCGCCGCACGTTTTACGTCATGCGTTCGCCACGCATCTGTTAAATCATGGCGCCGATTTGCGCGTGGTTCAGATGCTGCTGGGACACAGCGATCTTTCCACCACGCAAATCTACACGCATGTGGCGACGGAACGATTGCGGCAACTTCATCAACAGCACCACCCCAGAGCGTGA
- the recJ gene encoding single-stranded-DNA-specific exonuclease RecJ: MSKQTQLRRRSPDEAISLPENLPPLLRRLYASRGVRSAQELERSVKGMLPWQQLCGIEQAVAMLHNALREGLRIIVVGDFDADGATSTALSVLALRALGGSNVAYLVPNRFDDGYGLSPEVVDQAHARGAQMILTVDNGISSHAGVARAHELGIPVLVTDHHLPGDTLPAAGAIINPNLAECTFPSKSLAGVGVAFYLMLALRAHLRSVGWFTEKGISEPNLAEFLDLVSLGTVADVVPLDANNRILIWQGLSRIRAGKCRPGIRALLEIANREAHRLTASDLGFALGPRLNAAGRLDDMSVGVALLLCDNIGEARMLANELDALNQTRKEIEQGMQAEALTLCQQLERSGEALPSGIAIFHPEWHQGVVGILASRIKERFHRPVIAFAPAGDGLLKGSGRSVQGLHMRDALERLDTLYPGMMLKFGGHAMAAGLSLEEARFPEFQQRFAELVNEWLDPAMLQGEIWSDGALAPQEMTLEVAEMLRDAGPWGQMFPEPLFDGRFRILQQRLVGERHLKLMLEPVGGGPLLDGIAFNVDTTCWPDPGVREVELAYKLDVNEFRGNRSLQLIIDHLWPV, from the coding sequence GTGAGCAAACAGACGCAACTTCGCAGGCGTTCGCCGGATGAAGCCATTTCCTTGCCCGAAAATTTACCGCCGCTGCTGCGCAGGCTCTATGCCAGCCGCGGAGTACGCAGCGCGCAGGAACTGGAGCGCAGCGTAAAAGGCATGCTGCCCTGGCAGCAATTGTGCGGTATTGAACAGGCGGTCGCGATGCTGCACAACGCGCTGCGTGAAGGGCTGCGCATTATCGTTGTGGGCGATTTCGATGCCGACGGCGCCACCAGTACGGCGTTAAGCGTGCTGGCGCTGCGCGCGCTCGGCGGCAGCAATGTGGCGTATCTGGTGCCTAACCGGTTCGATGATGGCTACGGTCTTAGCCCGGAGGTTGTCGATCAGGCCCACGCGCGCGGCGCGCAGATGATCCTCACCGTCGATAACGGCATCTCATCGCATGCGGGCGTTGCGCGCGCGCATGAGCTGGGCATTCCGGTGCTGGTCACCGATCACCACTTACCGGGCGATACGCTCCCGGCGGCGGGCGCTATTATCAACCCGAACCTCGCGGAGTGTACCTTTCCGTCGAAATCGCTTGCGGGCGTCGGCGTCGCGTTTTATCTGATGCTGGCCCTGCGCGCGCATCTGCGAAGCGTCGGCTGGTTTACGGAAAAAGGCATTTCCGAGCCAAATCTTGCGGAGTTCCTCGACCTGGTGTCGCTTGGCACCGTAGCGGACGTGGTGCCGCTTGATGCCAATAACCGTATCCTTATCTGGCAAGGGCTGAGCCGCATCCGCGCCGGAAAATGTCGCCCGGGGATCCGCGCGCTGCTGGAGATAGCCAACCGCGAGGCGCACCGCCTGACGGCAAGCGATCTCGGCTTTGCGCTTGGCCCGCGTCTCAACGCGGCAGGGCGGCTGGATGATATGTCCGTCGGCGTGGCGCTCCTGCTGTGCGATAACATTGGCGAAGCCCGGATGCTGGCGAACGAACTCGACGCGCTGAACCAGACCCGTAAAGAGATTGAGCAGGGGATGCAGGCGGAGGCGCTGACGCTGTGTCAGCAACTGGAGCGCAGCGGCGAAGCGTTGCCGAGCGGGATCGCGATTTTCCATCCCGAATGGCATCAGGGCGTGGTCGGTATTCTCGCCTCGCGCATCAAAGAGCGTTTCCATCGTCCGGTTATCGCCTTTGCGCCAGCAGGCGACGGGCTACTGAAAGGTTCAGGCCGCTCCGTTCAGGGGCTGCATATGCGCGACGCGCTTGAGCGTCTCGACACGCTCTACCCCGGCATGATGCTAAAATTTGGCGGACATGCGATGGCGGCGGGGTTGTCGCTTGAAGAGGCTCGCTTCCCGGAGTTTCAACAGCGTTTCGCTGAGCTGGTTAACGAGTGGCTAGACCCGGCGATGCTGCAGGGCGAAATCTGGTCCGATGGCGCGCTCGCCCCGCAGGAGATGACGCTGGAAGTGGCGGAAATGCTGCGCGACGCAGGGCCGTGGGGACAGATGTTCCCGGAGCCGCTGTTTGACGGACGTTTTCGTATTCTTCAGCAGCGTCTGGTGGGCGAACGCCACCTGAAACTGATGCTGGAGCCGGTCGGCGGCGGGCCGCTGCTGGATGGCATCGCGTTTAACGTCGACACCACCTGCTGGCCCGATCCAGGCGTGCGCGAAGTGGAACTCGCCTATAAGCTTGACGTTAACGAGTTTCGCGGCAATCGCAGCCTGCAACTCATTATCGACCATCTCTGGCCTGTTTAG